One genomic region from Arthrobacter pigmenti encodes:
- a CDS encoding Ig-like domain-containing protein, with translation MDVANVVRGTEVQLPGSAVVAMGGSTAVVTDRAGGSVWITTTQNLGAFSDQEVEPVVTGAAGVVAAVSSNDRVFVADPGAGTVSTYVVAVDGTYEELEVVESEALKSFGDVQVAAVGDQVVVFDGESGQLVLPGGEVVVLPDGQDGKLQQSGPVADFVVVATPTSLIKQSLGGGEPVVTALEGNGVPAAPVQLDGCVHAAWAGAAVYVRDCVDDAGDRREEIPELGAESELVFRVNRSVVVLNDVNAGDVWLVLQNMQLVDNWGDIIPPKQDSDEEDEESASENPVNTLPDRSGENRPPVAEDDSYGARAGRTTILNVLTNDTDPDGDLLTATLTGEQPAAGSVQPIYNGAGLQVVVPADAPVGNHTFSYEVADGRGGSDSAEVSVDVRGAESNEPPTPLRPTKILVEEGKSVSQNILSSWMDPDGDDLFLVSAEPTPDGDQVRTRSDGLLTFRDVGKGQGVKEVNIVVSDGRDEVSGVISFDVRASGTLAPVVNFDHFTATVGQESQLTPLQNDLDPAGGQLSLAKAEATGGEAALTPNYDTGTVAFTPEAAGTYYVEYLVTNGPQSASGLIRVDAKAEGAEGAPIAVRDVALLPRNGDVLVDVLGNDSDPTGGVLVVQSVDVPADSPLEVAVLDHNVLRIHDVRGLNQQTTITYTVSNGTATATGEVSVLSVEGPQTLLPPQANADEVTVRAGDVVNIPVLENDTHPNGDELTLSPVLAQGIDLADGRIFASENTLRFVAGNTAKTVYAIYEVMDSTGQTDSAEVRINIRPLDAPNTPPVPKNLDARVIAGSTVRIPVPLDGIDADGDSSFLAGIDVAPGMGAAVPGPNYIDFTASATGAGTDTFTYTVRDRLGLENTGTVQVGIAPAAEANQLPVPVNDGVILRPGRAIAVDALRNDSDPDGDPISLDPEAVSASPEEMGPEVVEGRVVFRAPEAEGDFSVRYGIQDGRGGTANGNISVTVDQNAPLLLPIARDDRVEREETRGQTAVDVPVLKNDEDPDGVSEDLDVTVDPAYVGASVGAENVVRVELTEDAQIVPYTVEDIDGGLATAVIWVPGLSEQYPTLISDAPIDVTAGEELALDLSELVEVREGRSPRLTVEDKVSAIGTSNVNEWVVDPSNLRYAADIDYAGKGSITFEVTDGTGPDDPQGLSSTLTVLINVIPNEDRNFPPTLESGSLEVAIAEPAVTLDLAGLAADPNPDDVLEFSLTGDVPAGFDVSFEGSVLSVAAQDGTQVGTAGTVGISVSDGEETATSSVALTVLASSRPLPVANDDEVPEAVQGEPVTVDVLSNDVNPFPEEPLQIIDVIADGNGSVSQQGDSVVVTPGESFVGTMTVEYTVQDKTGELSRLATGQIVLTVKGEPGVPSTPVVESTRNKSVVLSWDPPADNGSPITGYTVTSNNGFTQECQATTCTLTGLTNNVEYVFTVTATNAIGTSDPSPESAVARPDTQPAQPAPPTLVFGDGALTVNWVPPANEGSPIEGYDLQISPAPPNGAVQRSASGSPLTWEGLENGTAYKVRVQARNAAPEPSEFSDYSAAETPAGLPGTPPAPTTTRAQSLGNESQLVIDWADVNPNGAPVTKYQVQEFQGGNLIRTLPEVQASEQTIVVPNAEADYSYSVRAYNKAGWTEYGAQSAPRRAVGAPAAPAPPRLIETRTGGNGEHVRIEFNELTPAQRNGARASEVSYQATFSDGRQLRVSNGQEIGGFPNGTRVTAVIRAVTTADGSNYPGPDSEPSNPVVPFGQPRQPNADSGTSDRGDRQVHFTWSAPADNGRAVDYVRYRHLAPDLGWVNGGKSGKASFPADDWGKSVTLEFQTCDSTGQCAGSKQVTGHAGGAPAPRELRTRLNNGMERSCTDPADRATYDTSRHTCDGVGGNNPPWFYYMHEFTVGCWITHTDGYGKSGSWYRIVAGPRNVGRYIDAGHTTVGSPSESELPRC, from the coding sequence GTGGATGTTGCGAATGTGGTGCGTGGTACTGAGGTTCAGTTGCCGGGTTCTGCTGTGGTCGCGATGGGTGGGAGCACTGCGGTAGTGACGGATCGGGCTGGTGGGTCTGTTTGGATTACGACGACGCAGAATCTTGGTGCGTTCAGTGATCAGGAGGTCGAGCCGGTGGTGACCGGTGCGGCGGGTGTGGTCGCGGCGGTGTCGTCGAATGATCGGGTGTTTGTTGCTGATCCTGGTGCGGGGACCGTTTCGACGTATGTGGTCGCCGTGGACGGTACGTATGAAGAGCTTGAGGTTGTGGAGTCGGAGGCGCTGAAGAGTTTCGGTGATGTGCAGGTCGCGGCGGTGGGTGATCAGGTTGTGGTGTTCGATGGTGAGTCGGGGCAGCTTGTTTTGCCTGGTGGTGAGGTTGTTGTTCTCCCGGACGGACAAGATGGCAAGCTTCAGCAGAGTGGGCCGGTTGCGGATTTTGTGGTGGTGGCGACGCCGACGTCGTTGATCAAGCAGTCTCTTGGTGGTGGTGAACCCGTGGTTACTGCGTTGGAGGGTAATGGGGTTCCTGCGGCTCCGGTGCAGTTGGATGGTTGTGTGCATGCGGCGTGGGCTGGGGCGGCGGTGTATGTGCGGGATTGTGTTGATGATGCTGGTGATCGTCGTGAGGAGATTCCGGAGTTGGGGGCGGAGTCGGAGCTGGTTTTCCGGGTGAACCGGAGTGTGGTTGTGCTCAATGATGTCAATGCCGGTGATGTGTGGTTGGTGTTGCAGAACATGCAGTTGGTGGATAACTGGGGTGACATTATTCCGCCGAAGCAGGACTCCGATGAGGAGGATGAGGAATCGGCCAGTGAGAATCCGGTGAATACGCTGCCGGATCGTAGTGGTGAGAACCGTCCGCCGGTGGCTGAGGATGATTCCTATGGTGCGCGTGCGGGGCGGACCACGATTTTGAATGTGTTGACTAATGACACTGACCCGGATGGTGATTTGCTTACCGCGACGTTGACCGGTGAGCAGCCTGCTGCGGGGAGTGTGCAGCCGATTTATAACGGTGCGGGGTTGCAGGTTGTGGTGCCGGCGGATGCGCCGGTGGGGAACCATACTTTCTCGTATGAGGTTGCTGATGGTCGGGGTGGTAGCGATTCGGCTGAGGTGAGTGTTGATGTGCGGGGTGCGGAGTCTAATGAGCCGCCGACGCCTTTGCGGCCGACGAAGATTTTGGTGGAAGAGGGGAAGTCGGTCAGTCAGAACATTCTGTCCAGTTGGATGGACCCTGATGGTGATGATTTGTTCCTGGTCAGCGCGGAGCCCACGCCCGACGGCGATCAGGTGCGGACCCGTTCGGATGGGTTGTTGACGTTCCGGGATGTCGGCAAGGGCCAGGGCGTGAAGGAAGTGAACATTGTGGTCTCTGATGGCCGCGATGAGGTTTCCGGTGTGATCAGTTTTGATGTTCGGGCGTCTGGAACGCTGGCGCCGGTGGTGAATTTCGATCATTTCACGGCGACGGTGGGGCAGGAGTCGCAGTTGACTCCGTTGCAGAATGATCTGGATCCTGCCGGTGGGCAGTTGAGTCTGGCCAAGGCGGAGGCTACCGGCGGTGAGGCAGCGCTGACCCCGAATTACGACACGGGGACGGTTGCTTTCACTCCGGAGGCGGCGGGGACGTATTACGTCGAGTATTTGGTGACGAATGGGCCGCAGAGTGCCAGTGGTCTGATCCGGGTGGATGCGAAGGCTGAGGGTGCTGAGGGTGCTCCGATCGCTGTCCGTGATGTGGCGTTGTTGCCTCGAAATGGTGACGTGCTGGTGGATGTGCTTGGGAATGACAGCGATCCGACTGGTGGCGTGCTGGTGGTTCAGTCCGTGGATGTCCCCGCGGACTCACCTCTTGAGGTGGCTGTGCTTGATCACAATGTTCTTCGCATCCATGACGTCCGCGGCCTGAACCAGCAGACGACCATCACTTATACGGTTTCCAATGGTACGGCGACTGCTACCGGTGAGGTGAGTGTGTTGTCGGTGGAGGGCCCCCAGACGCTTTTGCCGCCGCAGGCGAACGCGGATGAGGTGACGGTGCGTGCCGGGGATGTGGTGAATATCCCGGTTTTGGAGAATGACACGCACCCGAATGGGGATGAGCTGACGTTGAGCCCGGTGCTGGCGCAGGGGATTGATCTTGCTGATGGGCGGATCTTCGCGTCGGAGAACACGTTGCGGTTCGTGGCCGGGAATACTGCGAAGACCGTGTACGCCATTTACGAGGTGATGGATAGCACGGGGCAGACGGACTCGGCGGAGGTGCGGATTAACATCCGGCCGTTGGATGCGCCGAACACTCCGCCGGTGCCGAAGAACCTTGATGCCCGGGTGATCGCGGGATCCACCGTGCGGATTCCGGTCCCGTTGGATGGCATTGATGCCGATGGTGACTCGTCGTTCCTGGCTGGGATCGATGTTGCACCTGGGATGGGTGCTGCGGTGCCGGGGCCGAACTATATTGATTTCACGGCCTCGGCTACGGGTGCTGGGACGGATACGTTTACGTATACGGTGCGGGACCGGTTGGGTTTGGAAAACACGGGAACCGTGCAGGTGGGGATCGCTCCTGCGGCGGAGGCTAACCAGTTACCGGTGCCGGTCAATGATGGGGTGATTTTGCGGCCGGGGCGTGCGATCGCTGTTGATGCGTTACGCAATGATTCTGACCCGGACGGGGATCCGATCTCGTTGGATCCCGAGGCTGTGAGCGCGTCTCCCGAGGAGATGGGCCCGGAGGTTGTTGAGGGCAGGGTGGTGTTCCGTGCACCGGAGGCCGAGGGTGACTTCAGTGTCCGTTATGGCATCCAGGACGGCCGCGGTGGGACGGCGAATGGGAACATCAGTGTCACGGTGGATCAGAACGCTCCGTTGTTGTTGCCGATTGCCCGTGATGACCGGGTGGAGCGGGAAGAGACGCGGGGCCAGACTGCTGTTGATGTTCCGGTGTTGAAGAATGATGAGGACCCGGATGGGGTTTCCGAGGATCTGGATGTCACGGTTGATCCGGCTTATGTCGGTGCCAGTGTCGGTGCCGAGAACGTGGTCCGGGTGGAACTGACTGAGGACGCCCAGATTGTCCCGTATACGGTCGAGGACATTGATGGTGGTTTAGCGACGGCGGTGATTTGGGTGCCGGGGTTGAGCGAGCAGTATCCGACGTTGATCAGTGATGCTCCGATAGATGTGACGGCGGGGGAGGAACTGGCCCTTGATCTGAGTGAGCTTGTTGAGGTCCGGGAGGGTCGGAGCCCACGGCTGACGGTCGAGGACAAGGTTTCAGCGATCGGGACCAGCAACGTCAATGAGTGGGTGGTTGACCCCAGCAACCTGCGCTACGCGGCGGATATTGATTACGCGGGTAAGGGTTCGATCACGTTCGAAGTCACTGACGGTACGGGACCGGATGATCCGCAAGGGTTGAGTTCGACGCTGACGGTCCTGATAAACGTGATCCCGAACGAGGACCGTAATTTCCCGCCCACGCTTGAGTCCGGGTCGTTGGAGGTTGCTATCGCGGAGCCGGCGGTGACCCTGGATCTGGCCGGGTTGGCAGCGGATCCGAACCCGGATGACGTGCTTGAGTTTTCGTTGACCGGGGACGTGCCGGCGGGCTTCGATGTGTCTTTCGAAGGTTCCGTGCTCAGTGTTGCGGCGCAGGACGGTACGCAGGTCGGGACCGCGGGCACGGTGGGTATTTCCGTGAGTGATGGTGAGGAAACCGCTACCAGCAGTGTCGCGTTGACGGTCCTTGCCTCGTCCCGGCCGTTGCCGGTCGCCAATGACGACGAGGTTCCGGAAGCGGTCCAGGGAGAACCGGTGACGGTGGATGTGCTCAGCAATGATGTGAATCCGTTCCCTGAGGAGCCGCTGCAGATTATCGATGTGATCGCTGACGGTAACGGCAGTGTGTCCCAGCAGGGCGACTCGGTGGTGGTGACCCCGGGTGAGTCTTTTGTGGGCACCATGACGGTGGAGTACACGGTGCAGGATAAAACAGGCGAGCTTTCACGGCTCGCTACCGGGCAGATCGTGTTGACCGTGAAGGGCGAACCCGGTGTTCCCTCGACCCCGGTGGTGGAGAGCACCCGGAATAAGTCCGTCGTGTTGTCCTGGGATCCACCGGCCGATAACGGGTCCCCGATCACCGGATACACGGTCACGAGTAATAACGGTTTTACCCAGGAATGCCAGGCGACCACGTGCACGCTGACCGGGTTGACGAACAACGTGGAATACGTGTTCACGGTCACCGCCACGAACGCTATCGGCACCTCCGATCCGTCCCCGGAATCCGCTGTGGCACGCCCGGATACCCAACCTGCGCAGCCTGCACCGCCGACCCTGGTATTCGGAGACGGAGCATTGACGGTGAACTGGGTTCCACCGGCCAATGAAGGGTCCCCGATCGAGGGGTATGACCTGCAGATTTCCCCGGCACCACCCAATGGTGCGGTGCAGCGCAGCGCGTCCGGGAGCCCGCTGACGTGGGAAGGCCTGGAAAACGGTACCGCCTACAAGGTCCGGGTGCAGGCTCGTAACGCTGCCCCGGAACCGTCGGAGTTCAGTGATTACTCCGCTGCGGAGACCCCTGCCGGGTTGCCCGGGACACCTCCGGCGCCGACCACTACACGGGCCCAGTCGCTGGGTAATGAGAGCCAGCTGGTCATCGATTGGGCGGATGTAAACCCGAACGGTGCACCCGTGACGAAGTACCAGGTCCAGGAATTCCAGGGCGGGAACCTCATCCGTACCCTGCCCGAAGTCCAGGCCTCTGAACAGACCATCGTTGTCCCGAACGCTGAAGCCGATTACAGCTACTCCGTGCGGGCCTATAACAAAGCCGGCTGGACCGAGTACGGGGCGCAATCCGCACCACGACGAGCAGTCGGAGCCCCCGCCGCACCGGCACCACCACGACTGATCGAAACCCGCACGGGCGGTAACGGTGAGCACGTGCGTATCGAGTTCAATGAACTTACTCCCGCCCAGCGCAACGGTGCACGAGCCTCCGAAGTCAGCTACCAGGCAACCTTCAGCGACGGACGCCAACTACGGGTGAGCAACGGCCAGGAAATCGGCGGATTCCCCAACGGAACCCGCGTCACAGCAGTCATCCGCGCCGTCACCACAGCCGACGGTTCCAATTACCCCGGACCCGACAGTGAACCTTCCAATCCTGTGGTCCCGTTTGGACAACCGCGGCAGCCCAATGCCGATTCGGGAACGAGCGACCGCGGCGACAGACAGGTCCACTTCACCTGGTCCGCCCCCGCAGACAACGGTCGCGCCGTGGACTATGTGCGCTATCGGCATCTCGCACCGGATCTCGGATGGGTCAACGGCGGTAAGTCCGGCAAGGCGAGCTTCCCCGCTGATGACTGGGGCAAATCTGTAACGCTCGAGTTCCAGACGTGCGATTCCACGGGCCAGTGCGCCGGAAGCAAGCAGGTTACCGGACACGCCGGTGGTGCTCCCGCGCCACGGGAACTGCGGACTCGTCTGAATAATGGCATGGAAAGAAGCTGCACTGATCCTGCCGACCGTGCTACATACGACACCAGTAGGCACACCTGCGACGGCGTTGGAGGGAACAACCCGCCCTGGTTCTACTACATGCATGAATTTACGGTTGGGTGCTGGATCACGCATACCGATGGCTACGGCAAGTCTGGTTCCTGGTATCGGATCGTGGCCGGCCCACGGAATGTAGGACGGTATATCGACGCTGGACACACGACCGTTGGCTCACCGTCGGAGAGTGAACTGCCCCGATGCTGA